The Paeniglutamicibacter sulfureus genome includes a region encoding these proteins:
- a CDS encoding Nramp family divalent metal transporter, translating into MPTEENLPLIKGAHADRIDDDGGKPAKWKIVGPGLVVAATGVGAADMVATLVAGSRYGYALLWAVIVGVILKIILVEGAGRFTLATGKTIFEGWKSLGKWTTWYFGPYIIIWGFVYGATAMSSAAMPLAALFPAIDLKIWAVLMGLAGFAMVWFGRYEIFEKITAVLVGIMFVTVVGLAIIAVPNIPEMFSGLIPMIPEGGLVYTLALAGGVGGTITLAAYGYWLREKGWYTPKWMKVMRIDNSMAYVITGIFVIAMLIVGAEVVRAAGVSLSAGDAGLLDLTTVLNEKYGNVVGTGFLVGFWAASFSSIIGVWNGVSLMFADFWGNMRGKESGHADTRVGGKYFKFYVLWLTFPPMVLFLLDQPIGLILAYGVLGSLFMPFLAVTLLGLLNGKRIPKAWANKLHTNIMLGITALLFISLGVQQLFKAISPLMGG; encoded by the coding sequence ATGCCAACAGAAGAAAACCTGCCCCTTATCAAGGGGGCGCACGCCGACCGCATCGACGATGACGGCGGCAAGCCGGCCAAATGGAAGATCGTCGGGCCCGGCCTGGTCGTTGCCGCCACCGGTGTCGGTGCAGCCGACATGGTTGCCACCCTGGTCGCCGGTTCCCGATATGGCTACGCGCTGCTCTGGGCGGTGATCGTCGGCGTCATCCTGAAGATCATCCTGGTCGAGGGCGCCGGGCGCTTCACCCTGGCCACCGGCAAGACCATTTTCGAGGGCTGGAAGTCCCTGGGCAAGTGGACCACCTGGTACTTCGGCCCGTACATCATCATCTGGGGCTTCGTCTACGGCGCCACTGCGATGAGCTCCGCGGCCATGCCGCTGGCAGCGCTCTTCCCCGCCATCGACCTGAAGATCTGGGCGGTCCTGATGGGCCTGGCCGGTTTCGCCATGGTCTGGTTCGGCCGCTACGAGATCTTCGAAAAGATCACCGCGGTGCTGGTGGGCATCATGTTCGTCACCGTCGTCGGCCTGGCGATCATCGCCGTGCCGAACATCCCCGAGATGTTCTCCGGCCTGATCCCCATGATCCCCGAAGGCGGCCTGGTCTACACCCTGGCGCTCGCCGGCGGCGTCGGCGGCACCATCACCCTGGCGGCCTACGGCTACTGGCTGCGTGAAAAGGGCTGGTACACGCCCAAGTGGATGAAGGTCATGCGCATCGACAACTCCATGGCGTACGTGATCACCGGCATCTTCGTCATTGCCATGCTGATCGTCGGCGCCGAGGTCGTGCGCGCTGCAGGTGTTTCGCTGTCCGCCGGCGACGCCGGCCTGCTGGACCTGACCACCGTGCTGAACGAGAAATACGGAAACGTGGTGGGCACCGGGTTCCTCGTGGGCTTCTGGGCAGCATCCTTCTCCTCGATCATCGGTGTGTGGAACGGCGTTTCGCTGATGTTCGCCGACTTCTGGGGAAACATGCGCGGCAAGGAATCCGGGCACGCGGACACCCGCGTGGGCGGCAAGTACTTCAAGTTCTACGTCCTGTGGCTCACCTTCCCGCCGATGGTCTTGTTCCTGCTGGACCAGCCGATCGGCCTGATCCTGGCCTACGGCGTGCTTGGCTCGCTGTTCATGCCGTTCCTGGCCGTGACGCTGCTCGGCCTGCTCAACGGCAAGCGGATCCCCAAGGCCTGGGCCAACAAGCTGCACACCAACATCATGCTGGGCATTACCGCCCTGCTCTTCATTTCCCTGGGTGTCCAGCAGCTCTTCAAGGCAATCTCGCCGCTGATGGGCGGCTAG
- a CDS encoding DUF1697 domain-containing protein, whose protein sequence is MDFYAIFLRGVNVGGVKVLMKDLVALLQDAGYTQVRTLLASGNVVLASEETDPARIKAAVEQALRERYGRDIPVIVQDVEQLERIVTGFPFESPDDGIQRHEYLVLTGSQKDAAAILAGAPETSSAERVARLGHAICWEVPRGESLKTPLAKHFAKVASGTVVTTRNMNTIRKIHLAMKSPKP, encoded by the coding sequence ATGGATTTCTATGCGATCTTCCTGCGCGGGGTGAACGTCGGCGGCGTGAAGGTCCTGATGAAGGACCTCGTCGCATTGCTGCAGGATGCCGGGTATACGCAGGTCCGCACGTTGCTGGCCAGCGGCAACGTTGTGCTGGCCAGCGAGGAGACCGATCCGGCGCGCATCAAGGCAGCCGTTGAACAAGCCCTGCGGGAGCGCTATGGCCGGGACATCCCGGTGATCGTCCAGGACGTGGAACAGCTTGAGCGGATCGTGACCGGGTTTCCCTTTGAATCGCCCGACGACGGGATCCAGCGCCACGAATACCTGGTGCTCACGGGAAGCCAAAAGGATGCTGCCGCGATTCTGGCCGGCGCCCCGGAAACCTCGTCCGCCGAGCGTGTCGCGAGGCTGGGCCACGCCATCTGCTGGGAAGTGCCGCGTGGCGAAAGCCTGAAGACACCGCTGGCAAAGCACTTCGCCAAGGTCGCCTCCGGGACAGTGGTGACGACCCGGAACATGAACACCATCCGGAAGATCCACCTGGCGATGAAGTCACCGAAACCGTGA
- a CDS encoding trimeric intracellular cation channel family protein, whose protein sequence is MPLMFDLLGVFFFGVSGSLLAARRGFDIVGSLLLAGLTGIGGGIVRDVILGEVPTAFANPYYFVPPTLAALLVYFVAPGVQRLKRPLLVFDAAGLALFCTSGTVKALELGMNPFAAALLGVTTAVGGGLLRDVVANQTPAIFDPRDMYAVPAMMGAGLIAALWVAGFSGWVWELAVAAIVFTLRVLSLKLRWHVPKAVGPWHREAELN, encoded by the coding sequence ATGCCCTTGATGTTCGATCTTTTGGGTGTCTTTTTCTTTGGCGTCTCCGGATCCTTGTTGGCTGCCCGGCGCGGCTTCGACATCGTCGGGTCGTTGCTGCTGGCGGGCCTGACGGGAATCGGCGGCGGCATCGTTCGCGACGTGATCCTGGGCGAGGTCCCGACCGCGTTCGCCAATCCCTATTACTTCGTCCCGCCGACACTTGCCGCCTTGCTGGTCTATTTCGTGGCCCCCGGCGTGCAGCGGCTGAAGCGGCCGCTGCTGGTCTTTGACGCCGCGGGCCTGGCACTGTTCTGCACTTCAGGCACGGTCAAGGCACTCGAGCTCGGGATGAACCCCTTTGCCGCCGCCCTGCTGGGAGTCACGACCGCAGTGGGCGGCGGCCTGCTGCGTGACGTGGTGGCCAACCAGACCCCGGCGATCTTCGACCCTCGCGATATGTATGCGGTTCCGGCCATGATGGGTGCCGGCCTCATCGCAGCTCTCTGGGTGGCGGGCTTCTCGGGGTGGGTGTGGGAGCTTGCCGTGGCGGCAATCGTCTTTACGCTCCGCGTGCTCTCGCTGAAGTTGCGCTGGCACGTCCCCAAGGCAGTCGGTCCCTGGCACCGCGAGGCCGAACTCAACTAG
- a CDS encoding CynX/NimT family MFS transporter, which yields MSLTPPRQKMAGRIGALLGIILMALSLRAAVVSVPPLLGSIGPELGFDSFSTGLLAMLAPVVFAGFGLLTPRLIRWWGLEKVLVAAVLLAVAGQLLRAVVGDVTSFLLLSAITLAGYGMGNVVLPPLVKKYFPDRLAVVTSGYVTMLAVGTWMAPQFSVPLANLTENWRASIAAWALLSAVVLVPWGIQLVRDRRRPRPDTPLVNGLVPAPPVRINPWKSPVAWGLAIFLAGNSAQTYVYFTWLPPYLSEQGLDTQTAGSMLALFAILGLPVSLLVPLWVPRLRHPIVAVLVFTAFWIAGHLGMYLSPTEHTALWVVFAGLGQGTFAIALLMMNLRSRSTYGSGVLAGFSQGLGYAGAAVAPLLFGIVKDATGGWSASFAMLGICLVVMLTGAGMINGPRKIEDGQGEAKRLGELEQVN from the coding sequence ATGTCACTGACGCCACCGCGACAAAAGATGGCCGGCCGGATCGGTGCACTGCTGGGCATCATCCTGATGGCCCTGTCCCTGCGCGCCGCGGTTGTCTCCGTGCCGCCGCTGCTGGGAAGCATCGGACCGGAACTGGGCTTTGATTCTTTTTCCACCGGCCTGCTGGCCATGCTCGCCCCTGTCGTCTTCGCCGGGTTCGGGCTGCTCACCCCGCGCCTGATCCGGTGGTGGGGGCTGGAAAAGGTGCTGGTCGCCGCGGTCCTGCTGGCCGTGGCCGGCCAGCTGCTGCGCGCCGTCGTGGGGGACGTGACCAGTTTCCTGCTGCTCTCGGCCATTACCCTGGCCGGATACGGCATGGGAAATGTGGTGTTGCCGCCGCTGGTGAAGAAATACTTCCCCGACCGCCTGGCGGTCGTGACCTCGGGCTACGTCACGATGTTGGCGGTGGGCACCTGGATGGCCCCGCAATTCTCCGTACCGCTGGCCAACCTGACCGAGAACTGGCGCGCATCCATCGCCGCCTGGGCGCTGCTCTCGGCCGTGGTCCTGGTGCCCTGGGGCATCCAGCTGGTCAGGGACCGCAGGCGCCCGCGCCCCGACACCCCGCTGGTCAACGGCCTGGTGCCCGCGCCACCGGTCCGGATCAACCCGTGGAAATCCCCCGTCGCCTGGGGCCTGGCCATCTTCCTGGCCGGAAACTCGGCGCAAACCTATGTTTACTTCACCTGGCTGCCGCCGTACCTCTCCGAACAGGGATTGGATACCCAAACCGCCGGATCGATGCTGGCGCTCTTCGCCATTCTCGGCCTGCCGGTGAGCCTGTTGGTCCCGCTGTGGGTTCCGCGTTTGCGCCACCCGATCGTGGCCGTGCTGGTCTTCACCGCCTTCTGGATCGCCGGCCACCTGGGCATGTACCTTTCGCCGACCGAGCACACCGCCCTGTGGGTGGTGTTTGCCGGCCTGGGCCAGGGCACCTTCGCCATTGCCTTGCTGATGATGAACCTGCGTTCGCGCAGCACCTACGGATCCGGAGTCCTGGCCGGCTTCAGCCAGGGCCTGGGATATGCCGGGGCGGCGGTTGCGCCCTTGCTCTTTGGCATTGTCAAGGACGCCACGGGAGGCTGGAGCGCCTCCTTTGCCATGCTGGGGATCTGTCTGGTCGTGATGCTCACCGGCGCGGGGATGATCAATGGGCCGCGCAAGATCGAGGACGGCCAGGGAGAAGCCAAGAGGCTCGGCGAACTCGAGCAGGTCAACTAG
- a CDS encoding TetR/AcrR family transcriptional regulator, which yields MSRPPLAKEKIVDAYAALLCDEGERAATIEATAARAGVSKGGLLYHFASKEALAQGVIEGLMQAQAQDLERMGSAAEGASRYFVRTSTVIGSDLDRFFLAVLRLAQAGHETSIEALDAVHSGWLDLIRAEVQDKYVAETIMLIGEGLYYQTSMPGPWSQGTFAKDLEHLLDQVERLKNGS from the coding sequence ATGTCTCGACCGCCATTAGCCAAGGAAAAGATCGTCGACGCCTACGCCGCGTTGCTGTGCGACGAGGGCGAGCGTGCGGCGACCATTGAGGCCACCGCCGCACGCGCAGGGGTTTCCAAGGGCGGCCTGCTGTACCACTTTGCCTCCAAGGAGGCCCTGGCCCAGGGTGTCATCGAGGGGCTGATGCAGGCCCAGGCCCAGGACCTGGAACGCATGGGTTCGGCCGCGGAAGGCGCATCGCGGTACTTCGTGCGCACCTCCACCGTCATCGGCAGCGACCTGGACCGTTTCTTCCTGGCCGTGCTTCGCCTGGCCCAGGCCGGCCACGAAACCTCCATCGAGGCCTTGGACGCGGTGCACTCCGGGTGGCTCGACCTGATCCGCGCCGAGGTGCAGGACAAGTACGTGGCCGAAACCATCATGTTGATCGGTGAAGGCCTCTATTACCAGACCTCCATGCCCGGCCCCTGGTCCCAGGGAACCTTCGCCAAGGACCTCGAGCACCTGCTTGACCAGGTCGAACGACTCAAGAACGGCAGTTGA
- a CDS encoding MFS transporter — translation MSIHRATGTPRNPAPGTLHRRRWAALVVLMFPVLLISVDNTVLSFAVPALSAALSPSGNQLLWIIDIYPLVLAGLLVPMGSLGDRFGRRRLLLIGSTGFAVVSAAAAFAANAEHLIAARALLGVFGAMLMPATLSLIRNIFTDPLERRKAIAIWAAGFSGGAALGPIVGGFLLEHFWWGSVFLIAVPMLVPLLVLAPALVPESKDPRPGAIDPLSILLAITTLLPIVYGIKELANGGSPLVPVAAIAVGLAAGAAFTRRQLRRANPMLDVRLFANPSFSAALAVNLLSIFALVGFIYFISQHLQLVAGYSPMMAGVLMLPGLALTVGFGLLAVRLTRRFEVKHVMVWGLGLNALAYGIVMLTGQSGSVPMLMVAFSVLGAGVGLSETLSNDMALSAVPPAQAGAASAISETAYEVGSVLGTAVLGSILNAAYSRNVSIPALLGADDAETARQTLGGAHEVAQGLGAPAAERLLESAAEAFDKGVLYTSAIAMVLALASAAILAFALRRVPAETRS, via the coding sequence ATGAGCATCCACCGCGCCACAGGCACTCCCCGGAATCCGGCCCCCGGCACGCTCCACCGTCGGCGCTGGGCCGCCCTCGTGGTCCTCATGTTCCCGGTGCTGTTAATTTCCGTGGACAACACGGTGCTCAGCTTCGCCGTCCCGGCGCTGTCGGCGGCACTGTCCCCCAGCGGGAACCAGCTGCTGTGGATCATTGACATCTATCCGCTGGTGCTAGCCGGGCTGCTGGTGCCCATGGGTTCCCTCGGCGACAGGTTCGGCCGCCGCCGGCTGTTGTTGATCGGTTCCACCGGATTCGCCGTGGTCTCGGCCGCCGCGGCATTTGCCGCCAACGCCGAGCATCTCATTGCCGCCCGTGCCCTGCTGGGCGTCTTCGGCGCCATGCTGATGCCGGCAACGCTCTCGCTGATCCGCAACATCTTCACCGACCCGCTCGAGCGCCGCAAGGCCATCGCCATTTGGGCCGCCGGCTTCTCCGGCGGCGCCGCGCTGGGCCCGATCGTCGGCGGCTTCCTGCTCGAGCACTTTTGGTGGGGTTCGGTCTTCCTGATCGCCGTGCCCATGCTGGTGCCGTTGCTGGTACTGGCCCCCGCCCTGGTTCCCGAGTCCAAGGACCCCCGGCCCGGGGCCATCGACCCGCTGTCCATTCTCCTGGCCATCACGACCCTGCTGCCGATCGTCTACGGCATCAAGGAGCTGGCCAACGGCGGCTCGCCGCTGGTGCCTGTCGCGGCGATCGCCGTGGGACTGGCCGCCGGGGCGGCCTTCACCCGCCGCCAACTGCGGCGCGCCAACCCCATGCTGGACGTGCGACTCTTCGCCAACCCCAGCTTTTCCGCCGCCCTGGCGGTGAACCTGCTGAGCATCTTCGCCCTGGTCGGCTTCATCTACTTCATCTCCCAGCACCTGCAGCTGGTCGCCGGGTACAGCCCCATGATGGCAGGGGTGCTGATGCTGCCGGGCCTGGCCCTGACGGTTGGATTCGGCCTGCTGGCCGTGCGGCTGACCCGGCGCTTCGAGGTCAAGCACGTGATGGTGTGGGGGCTGGGGCTCAACGCCCTGGCCTACGGCATCGTGATGCTCACCGGCCAGTCGGGCTCGGTCCCGATGCTCATGGTGGCCTTCAGCGTGCTGGGGGCCGGCGTGGGCCTGAGCGAAACGCTGTCCAACGACATGGCGCTCTCCGCCGTTCCGCCGGCGCAGGCAGGTGCCGCCTCGGCGATCTCCGAAACCGCCTACGAGGTCGGTTCGGTGCTGGGCACCGCGGTGCTGGGCTCGATCCTCAATGCCGCGTACAGCCGCAACGTCTCGATCCCCGCCCTCCTGGGAGCCGACGACGCCGAGACCGCCCGCCAGACCCTGGGCGGCGCCCACGAGGTTGCCCAGGGCCTGGGCGCCCCGGCCGCCGAACGGTTGCTGGAATCGGCCGCCGAGGCCTTCGACAAGGGCGTGCTGTACACCTCCGCGATCGCCATGGTGCTGGCCCTGGCCTCCGCCGCGATCCTGGCGTTTGCGCTGCGCCGGGTGCCGGCCGAAACGCGGTCCTAG
- a CDS encoding uroporphyrinogen-III synthase, with the protein MSATATAGTGTRIGGALAGFRIAVTSQRRSAELIEALERRGAQVLHAPTLRLAPLAEDAELLAGTRRMLRLRPEYVLVSTAYGFRRWFETAEAVGLGDELAEVLRAARIHVRGPKALGAVRALGFEAEARAGEELTSTMVAGLAPLLEGKAVVLQHHGIGDDEAAATLLEAGTRELLRISPYRWVPPEDAGKLEVLLRALCSGSLDALTFTSAPAVVALLEAARHNGCHAQLLEALQSTICTVAVGPVTAAPLLEAGISPLVPARHRMGAMIHTLVEHLGRRGALECATVLGPCQLRGDTVHLGGRGRELGPGQLRIFKALLEAGGNVVSRGTLAALLPDGSSDHALDMAVSRLRGALPDARLVSTVVKRGYRLNA; encoded by the coding sequence ATGAGCGCCACGGCAACGGCCGGCACCGGGACGCGGATCGGCGGGGCGCTGGCCGGATTCCGCATCGCGGTGACCTCCCAGCGGCGCTCGGCCGAGCTCATCGAGGCGCTCGAGCGCCGCGGGGCCCAGGTATTGCATGCCCCGACGCTGCGCCTGGCCCCGCTGGCAGAGGACGCCGAGCTGCTGGCCGGCACCCGCCGGATGCTTCGGCTGCGTCCCGAATATGTGCTGGTGAGCACCGCCTATGGCTTCCGCCGCTGGTTTGAGACGGCCGAGGCCGTGGGGCTTGGCGACGAGCTGGCCGAGGTGCTGCGCGCGGCACGGATCCATGTGCGAGGGCCCAAGGCGCTGGGGGCGGTGCGCGCCCTGGGCTTCGAGGCGGAGGCCAGGGCGGGGGAGGAGCTGACCTCCACCATGGTGGCCGGGCTGGCCCCGCTGTTGGAAGGCAAGGCCGTGGTGCTGCAGCACCACGGGATCGGGGACGACGAGGCCGCCGCCACGCTGCTGGAGGCGGGCACCCGCGAACTGCTGCGGATCAGTCCCTACCGCTGGGTGCCGCCGGAAGACGCCGGAAAGCTGGAGGTGCTGCTGCGGGCGCTGTGTTCGGGGTCCCTTGACGCGCTGACCTTCACCAGTGCCCCCGCGGTGGTGGCGTTGCTGGAGGCGGCACGGCACAACGGCTGCCACGCACAGCTGCTGGAAGCCCTTCAGTCCACCATCTGCACGGTGGCAGTGGGGCCAGTGACCGCAGCTCCGCTGCTCGAGGCCGGCATCTCGCCGCTGGTCCCGGCACGGCACCGGATGGGCGCGATGATCCACACCCTGGTCGAGCACCTGGGCCGGCGCGGGGCACTGGAATGCGCCACCGTGCTGGGCCCCTGCCAATTGCGCGGGGACACCGTCCACCTGGGTGGGAGGGGCCGGGAACTGGGGCCCGGCCAGCTGCGGATCTTCAAGGCGCTGCTGGAGGCCGGCGGAAACGTCGTCTCCCGCGGCACCCTGGCGGCGCTGCTGCCTGACGGGTCCTCGGACCACGCGCTGGACATGGCGGTGAGCCGCCTGCGCGGCGCGCTGCCCGATGCCCGGCTGGTTTCCACCGTGGTGAAGCGCGGCTACCGGCTCAACGCCTAG
- the cobA gene encoding uroporphyrinogen-III C-methyltransferase, with the protein MIANGLQLHGQFVLVAGARWAARHVVARYVSAGALVLRAHHPHELEGHRDMLGSLRLVVAVEDGAAGWDVLEEIAAGESILLCREPAASRDGGITLLGGGPGSSDLLTVRGAAALANADVVFHDRLGPGHDLAVLAPGAQLIDVGKAPGNHKVPQDRINELLIAEARAGRAVVRLKGGDPFVFGRGSEERDAALAAGIKVQVVPGISSAISVPGAAGIPVTARGVSKAFTVVSGHDPFSDTELAHLAGIGGTLVVLMGVATLQQNTAGLLRHGLAADTPAAIIERGFCDTQRSTRATLGTLAEAARAAGCSNPAVIVIGGVAALGAGADELAALGSAAVR; encoded by the coding sequence ATGATCGCCAACGGACTGCAATTGCACGGCCAATTCGTGCTGGTCGCCGGCGCCCGCTGGGCCGCCCGGCACGTGGTGGCACGCTATGTTTCCGCCGGTGCGCTGGTCCTGCGCGCACACCACCCGCACGAGCTGGAGGGCCACCGCGACATGCTGGGGTCGCTGCGGCTGGTGGTCGCCGTCGAGGACGGCGCCGCGGGCTGGGACGTGCTGGAGGAGATCGCCGCCGGCGAATCGATCCTGCTCTGCCGCGAACCGGCGGCCTCCCGCGATGGGGGCATCACCCTGCTGGGCGGGGGACCTGGCAGCAGCGACCTGCTCACGGTTCGCGGTGCCGCGGCGCTGGCCAACGCCGACGTGGTCTTCCACGACAGGCTGGGACCGGGCCACGACCTGGCGGTGCTGGCCCCCGGGGCGCAACTCATCGACGTGGGCAAGGCCCCGGGGAACCACAAGGTGCCCCAGGACCGCATCAATGAGCTGCTCATTGCCGAGGCGCGGGCGGGGCGGGCCGTGGTGCGGCTCAAGGGCGGGGACCCCTTCGTCTTCGGCCGCGGCTCCGAGGAACGCGACGCAGCGCTGGCCGCCGGGATCAAGGTCCAGGTGGTGCCGGGGATCAGCAGCGCGATCTCGGTGCCCGGGGCCGCGGGGATCCCGGTGACCGCCCGCGGGGTGTCCAAGGCCTTCACCGTGGTCTCGGGCCACGACCCCTTCAGCGACACCGAGCTGGCGCACCTTGCAGGCATCGGCGGAACGCTGGTGGTGCTCATGGGCGTGGCCACCCTGCAGCAAAACACCGCCGGGCTGCTGCGCCACGGGCTGGCCGCCGACACCCCCGCCGCCATCATCGAACGCGGATTCTGCGACACCCAGCGCAGCACCCGGGCCACACTGGGCACTCTCGCCGAGGCGGCGCGGGCCGCGGGCTGCTCCAACCCCGCGGTCATCGTCATTGGCGGCGTCGCCGCCCTGGGCGCGGGCGCCGACGAACTGGCCGCCCTGGGCTCGGCGGCCGTGCGATGA
- the nirB gene encoding nitrite reductase large subunit NirB: MSTANGSRRIVVIGGGPAAHRFTEAMAAREPSNLKITVLTEEAHLPYDRVALTKALTDSSVDLTLGDAALWERDNVVLETSAAVNRLDADKHLVHTADGRSFGYDELVLATGSNAATLPIPGNEHTHVYRTLEDVRAIAAGIEVLAAGLGRQPVVATIGGGLLGLEAAAGAQSLGAQAVVIDGGKWLMGTQLDEGAGQAMGRLIAQTGFTVHGGVFPQEVTLEEVEGTKRVTGVLMADGNHIAADMVIVSIGVRPRDELARNHNAALEAAGLAGPVFGIGPRGGVEIDGHCATAVPHVWAIGEVANFEGMCVGLVAPANSMAEVLAAHLQGGEAAFTGFDTATKLKLSGVDVASFGDGFARTEGSLEVVYADAARGLYQKIVVSSDAKVLLGGIFVGDASPYQSLRPLLGRALPAEAGAYLSALGGEVPDGELPDDAVLCSCNGVSVGSIKDAVGGCGSCEGSEPVNDLASLKTCTRAGTQCGSCVPMLKKLMESQMAKNGVVVSTAMCEHFEFSRSELFEAVRVAGLHSYPQIMERFGTGSGCDICKPVIASVLASQTSGHPMEAGLAGAQDTNDRVMANMQKDGTYSVVPRIPGGEITPQKLGVIAAVAQKYNLYTKLTGGLRIDMFGARLEQLPEIWKELVDAGFESGQAYGKSLRNVKTCVGSSWCRYGMLDSVAMGIELELRYRGLRAPHKFKMGVSGCARECAEARAKDVGVIATAEGWNLYVGGNGGANPAHGQLLAGGIDDKTLIRYIDRYLMYYIRTADKLQRTARWMEDLDGGIEAVQRVVVEDSLGLGAELEAAMETHVGNYQDEWAATLADPQKLRRFRSFVNAPEQADPDLHYLPERGQHRPAEPVRLGATISIGAPTSTQEQS; this comes from the coding sequence ATGAGTACAGCCAATGGATCCCGCCGCATTGTCGTGATTGGCGGCGGCCCGGCCGCCCACCGTTTCACCGAGGCGATGGCGGCCCGCGAACCGAGCAACCTCAAGATCACGGTACTCACCGAGGAAGCACACCTTCCCTATGACCGGGTTGCCCTCACCAAGGCCCTCACTGACTCCTCTGTCGACCTCACGCTGGGAGACGCCGCGCTTTGGGAGCGCGACAACGTGGTCCTGGAGACCTCCGCTGCCGTGAACCGGCTGGACGCGGACAAACACCTGGTCCACACCGCCGACGGACGCAGCTTCGGATACGACGAGCTGGTGCTGGCCACCGGCTCGAACGCAGCAACGCTGCCGATCCCGGGGAATGAACACACCCACGTCTACCGCACCCTCGAGGATGTCCGGGCCATTGCCGCCGGCATCGAGGTGCTGGCCGCCGGGCTGGGCCGCCAGCCGGTCGTGGCGACCATCGGTGGCGGGCTGCTGGGGCTCGAGGCAGCGGCGGGAGCCCAGTCCCTTGGCGCGCAGGCAGTGGTCATCGACGGCGGCAAGTGGCTCATGGGCACCCAGCTCGACGAAGGCGCCGGCCAGGCCATGGGCAGGCTGATCGCCCAGACTGGATTCACCGTCCACGGCGGGGTCTTCCCCCAGGAAGTCACCCTCGAGGAGGTCGAGGGCACCAAGAGGGTCACCGGGGTGCTGATGGCCGACGGCAACCACATTGCCGCCGACATGGTCATCGTTTCCATCGGTGTGCGCCCGCGCGACGAGCTGGCCCGCAACCACAACGCCGCGCTCGAGGCCGCTGGGCTGGCGGGGCCGGTCTTCGGCATCGGACCCCGCGGCGGCGTCGAGATCGATGGGCACTGTGCCACTGCGGTGCCCCACGTGTGGGCCATCGGAGAGGTCGCGAACTTCGAGGGCATGTGCGTTGGCCTGGTGGCCCCGGCCAATTCCATGGCCGAGGTGCTCGCGGCTCACCTGCAGGGCGGTGAAGCGGCCTTCACCGGCTTCGACACCGCCACCAAGCTCAAGCTTTCCGGGGTTGACGTGGCAAGCTTCGGCGACGGGTTCGCCCGCACCGAGGGCTCGCTGGAGGTCGTCTACGCCGACGCGGCCCGCGGCCTGTACCAAAAGATCGTCGTCTCCTCCGATGCCAAGGTCCTGCTCGGCGGGATCTTCGTGGGCGACGCGAGCCCGTACCAGTCGCTGCGCCCGCTGCTGGGCCGCGCGCTTCCCGCGGAGGCCGGCGCCTACCTCAGCGCACTGGGCGGCGAGGTGCCCGACGGCGAGTTGCCCGACGACGCGGTGCTCTGTTCCTGCAACGGCGTGAGCGTCGGATCCATCAAGGACGCGGTCGGCGGCTGCGGGTCCTGTGAGGGCAGCGAACCGGTCAACGACCTGGCGTCCTTGAAGACCTGCACTCGCGCCGGAACCCAGTGCGGTTCCTGCGTGCCGATGCTCAAGAAGCTCATGGAATCCCAGATGGCCAAGAACGGCGTCGTCGTCTCCACCGCCATGTGCGAGCACTTCGAGTTCTCCCGCTCCGAACTTTTCGAGGCGGTGCGCGTGGCCGGGCTGCACAGCTACCCGCAGATCATGGAACGCTTCGGCACCGGGTCCGGCTGCGACATCTGCAAGCCGGTCATCGCCTCGGTGCTGGCGTCCCAGACCTCGGGCCACCCGATGGAGGCCGGCCTGGCCGGAGCCCAGGACACCAACGACCGCGTCATGGCCAACATGCAGAAGGACGGCACCTACTCGGTGGTCCCGCGCATCCCCGGCGGGGAGATCACCCCTCAAAAGCTCGGCGTGATCGCCGCGGTCGCGCAGAAGTACAACCTCTACACCAAGCTCACCGGCGGGCTGCGCATCGACATGTTCGGCGCCCGGCTGGAGCAGCTGCCGGAGATCTGGAAGGAATTGGTCGATGCCGGATTCGAGTCCGGGCAGGCCTACGGCAAGTCGCTGCGCAACGTGAAGACCTGTGTCGGTTCCTCCTGGTGCCGCTACGGCATGCTGGACTCGGTGGCCATGGGCATCGAGCTGGAGCTGCGCTACCGCGGGCTGCGCGCCCCGCACAAGTTCAAGATGGGCGTCTCTGGCTGCGCGCGCGAATGCGCCGAGGCCCGCGCCAAGGACGTCGGCGTCATCGCCACCGCCGAGGGCTGGAACCTCTACGTCGGCGGCAACGGCGGGGCGAACCCGGCCCACGGCCAGTTGCTGGCAGGGGGCATCGACGATAAGACGCTGATCCGCTACATCGACAGGTACCTGATGTACTACATCCGCACCGCCGACAAGCTCCAGCGCACCGCGCGCTGGATGGAGGACCTGGACGGCGGCATCGAGGCGGTCCAGCGGGTGGTCGTCGAGGACTCGCTGGGCCTGGGTGCCGAACTTGAGGCGGCCATGGAAACCCACGTGGGCAACTACCAGGACGAATGGGCGGCCACGCTCGCGGACCCCCAGAAGCTGCGCCGCTTCCGCTCCTTCGTCAACGCCCCGGAACAGGCCGATCCCGACCTGCACTACCTGCCCGAACGCGGACAGCACCGCCCGGCCGAGCCGGTGCGCCTGGGCGCGACCATTTCCATCGGAGCCCCGACCTCGACCCAGGAGCAATCATGA